A stretch of the Deltaproteobacteria bacterium genome encodes the following:
- a CDS encoding NADH-quinone oxidoreductase subunit I: protein MSIKIKVLKQPELTWYEKLYLPQIFGGLIITLKHLLHFKPVTIQYPEEVKELPPRYRGLHILPADDEGEIRCVACKLCEVACPTQAISIVAEPADDYGIERRPKVYNIDFMRCVFCGFCVEACPCDALRMGMKYELSSYNRAGLVHTKEVFFDPNVKSHAPRDNANFLYEMGKGEILDKPEEVEKVKKLTGTYTSS from the coding sequence ATGTCGATTAAGATTAAGGTATTAAAACAGCCGGAGCTCACCTGGTATGAAAAGCTCTATCTGCCTCAAATATTCGGGGGACTGATTATAACCCTGAAGCATTTACTGCACTTCAAGCCCGTTACAATCCAGTATCCCGAAGAGGTGAAGGAGCTCCCTCCAAGATACAGGGGGCTTCACATATTGCCGGCTGACGATGAAGGCGAGATCAGGTGCGTGGCCTGCAAGCTCTGCGAGGTCGCCTGTCCCACTCAGGCCATTTCCATAGTAGCGGAGCCCGCGGATGATTACGGAATTGAGAGAAGGCCCAAGGTCTATAACATAGACTTCATGAGATGCGTGTTTTGCGGTTTCTGCGTGGAAGCGTGCCCCTGCGACGCGCTCAGGATGGGCATGAAATACGAACTGTCCTCATACAACAGGGCCGGTCTCGTTCATACGAAAGAAGTATTCTTCGACCCCAATGTGAAAAGCCATGCCCCGAGAGACAATGCCAATTTCCTTTATGAAATGGGTAAAGGGGAGATTCTAGACAAGCCCGAGGAGGTCGAGAAGGTAAAAAAACTCACGGGCACATACACTTCGTCTTAA
- the murQ gene encoding N-acetylmuramic acid 6-phosphate etherase: MNEGRKTGHLLTEKINPRTTGLDGCSSVEIVELILAEDKTITDAVEREKDNIASAVELIVGRLERGGRLIFTGAGTSGRLGVMEAAECPPTFGTDPSMIRAVIAGGESAITQSVEGAEDSREDAVEALTELGLNKGDVLVGIAASAGTPFVESAVSYAKKKGAGVVLVTCNPADNPLPDVTISLLVGPEVLVGSTRMKAGTATKMVLNMLTTASMVRLGKTYGNLMVDVQPGSAKLRDRAKRIVMHIAEVDEDRAEEFLETSGWDVKTSIVMAKKRISHGKAKELLRKNKGYLREALK, encoded by the coding sequence GTGAACGAGGGCCGGAAGACAGGACACCTGCTTACGGAAAAAATCAATCCCCGCACGACAGGTCTCGACGGATGTTCTTCTGTAGAGATAGTCGAGTTGATATTGGCAGAGGACAAAACGATTACGGACGCCGTAGAAAGGGAGAAAGATAATATAGCCAGTGCAGTCGAATTAATCGTCGGGAGGCTTGAGCGGGGAGGGCGCTTGATATTTACAGGGGCCGGCACGAGCGGCCGGCTTGGAGTGATGGAAGCTGCCGAATGTCCGCCCACGTTCGGGACAGACCCCTCAATGATCCGGGCCGTTATAGCGGGGGGGGAGAGCGCAATCACGCAGTCGGTGGAAGGCGCCGAGGATTCGAGAGAAGACGCAGTGGAGGCGCTCACGGAACTGGGTCTGAACAAGGGTGATGTGCTGGTCGGTATAGCGGCGAGCGCCGGCACTCCCTTTGTCGAAAGCGCTGTATCCTATGCTAAGAAGAAAGGAGCGGGCGTAGTTCTGGTTACCTGTAATCCGGCGGATAATCCTCTGCCGGACGTTACTATTTCGCTCCTCGTGGGCCCTGAGGTTCTCGTAGGGTCAACAAGAATGAAGGCCGGCACCGCAACCAAGATGGTATTGAATATGCTGACCACGGCCTCTATGGTCAGGCTGGGAAAGACGTACGGGAACCTTATGGTGGACGTGCAGCCCGGATCGGCGAAGCTGAGGGACAGGGCCAAGCGGATAGTGATGCATATAGCTGAGGTGGATGAGGATAGGGCCGAGGAATTTCTCGAAACGTCCGGCTGGGATGTAAAGACGTCTATTGTTATGGCGAAGAAAAGAATAAGCCACGGAAAAGCTAAAGAGCTACTCAGGAAAAATAAAGGATATCTGCGCGAGGCGCTTAAGTAG
- a CDS encoding FAD-dependent oxidoreductase, translating to MKPESGLKKTENNEKVVIIGAGPAGLTAAYDLLKAGMTPVVLEKDDTVGGIARTVNYRGYRFDIGGHRFFTKVPQVQGMWEEVLGEDFLERKRLSRIYYNNRFFYYPFRISNAVFGLGLWNSILIVTSYLKSQISPSLPEDTFDKWVSNRFGRRLYELFFKTYTEKVWGIPCSEISAEWAAQRIKGLSLLQALKNALLADKGKKKEDVIKTLIDSFYYPRLGPGMMWEKVADRVTEDGGEVLLNADVRRILIENGEVHGVEVDENGVKRVVKGSHFISSMPIRELVAKLDPPAPEEVSTAASQLSYRDFLTISVIVSKRVVFPDNWIYIHDPGVKLGRIQNFKNWSEDMVPEKEKTCLGLEYFCFEGDGLWSMSDRDLVNMGIEELEKVGLVKASEVVDGTVVRMPKAYPVYDSTYRESLRVIRAYLGGIDNLQLVGRNGMHKYNNQDHSMLTAMLAVRNILGADYDLWSINTDQEYHEEISEDSRPERYEFGEISQTQPIVPEHAAREGASPVEQAIIRAFARLDKGAFAVSVGTVCGLAIFLATLFLIIKGGPDAGANLRLLGQYFIGYSVSLEGTFIGLAYSFLWGFIFGWLFAYMKNFFTGLFIYRVKKERELSSFKNFIDYI from the coding sequence ATGAAACCTGAATCCGGATTAAAGAAGACGGAAAACAACGAAAAGGTCGTAATAATCGGGGCCGGACCCGCCGGTTTGACCGCCGCTTACGACCTCTTGAAAGCCGGTATGACGCCCGTTGTGCTTGAAAAGGACGACACGGTCGGAGGCATTGCAAGAACCGTAAACTACAGAGGGTACCGGTTCGACATAGGCGGCCATAGATTCTTTACGAAAGTCCCTCAGGTCCAGGGTATGTGGGAAGAGGTACTTGGGGAGGATTTCCTGGAGAGAAAGCGCCTGTCCAGGATATACTACAATAACAGATTTTTTTATTACCCCTTCCGTATATCAAACGCGGTGTTCGGACTCGGTTTGTGGAACAGTATCCTCATTGTCACAAGCTATCTGAAATCGCAAATTTCACCAAGCCTGCCCGAAGACACATTTGATAAATGGGTATCGAACCGTTTCGGTAGACGTCTCTACGAACTGTTCTTCAAAACTTATACGGAAAAGGTATGGGGTATCCCCTGCAGTGAAATAAGCGCCGAGTGGGCCGCGCAGAGGATAAAAGGTCTCTCGTTATTGCAGGCGCTCAAAAACGCCTTGCTCGCGGATAAGGGCAAGAAAAAAGAGGACGTAATTAAAACGCTTATAGACAGCTTTTACTATCCGAGGCTCGGACCGGGGATGATGTGGGAAAAGGTTGCGGACAGAGTGACCGAAGACGGGGGCGAGGTTTTGCTAAACGCCGATGTGCGAAGGATATTGATTGAGAACGGCGAGGTTCACGGGGTCGAAGTAGATGAGAACGGAGTGAAACGGGTCGTCAAAGGTTCTCATTTCATAAGCAGTATGCCGATCAGAGAGCTTGTGGCGAAGCTCGATCCTCCCGCGCCCGAAGAGGTATCTACAGCCGCTTCTCAATTAAGCTACAGAGATTTCCTCACTATTTCCGTTATAGTCAGCAAACGGGTCGTTTTCCCCGATAACTGGATTTACATCCACGACCCGGGAGTAAAGCTGGGAAGGATTCAAAACTTCAAAAACTGGAGCGAGGACATGGTTCCTGAAAAAGAGAAGACCTGTCTGGGGCTCGAGTATTTTTGCTTCGAAGGGGACGGGCTCTGGTCAATGAGCGACCGGGACCTGGTAAATATGGGAATAGAGGAGCTGGAGAAGGTGGGGCTGGTGAAAGCTTCCGAGGTGGTGGACGGAACTGTCGTCAGGATGCCGAAAGCGTATCCGGTTTATGACTCCACTTACAGGGAATCCCTGAGGGTAATACGAGCCTACCTCGGTGGAATCGATAATTTACAGCTCGTCGGCCGTAACGGAATGCACAAATATAACAATCAGGACCACTCGATGCTTACCGCAATGCTGGCGGTGCGGAATATTCTGGGCGCTGATTACGACCTCTGGAGCATTAACACCGATCAGGAGTACCATGAGGAAATATCAGAGGACAGCCGGCCCGAGCGATACGAATTCGGGGAAATTTCACAAACCCAGCCTATAGTGCCCGAACACGCAGCCCGGGAGGGCGCGTCCCCTGTTGAGCAGGCAATAATAAGAGCTTTCGCCAGACTGGATAAAGGAGCCTTCGCGGTTTCGGTAGGAACGGTTTGCGGTCTCGCGATTTTCCTTGCCACCCTTTTCCTGATAATAAAAGGCGGGCCTGACGCAGGAGCGAACTTGAGACTGCTCGGCCAGTATTTTATCGGCTACTCGGTAAGTCTGGAGGGGACGTTTATCGGGTTGGCATACAGCTTTCTATGGGGTTTCATTTTTGGATGGCTCTTCGCGTATATGAAAAATTTCTTTACCGGCCTTTTCATATACAGGGTAAAAAAAGAAAGGGAGCTTTCATCATTTAAAAATTTTATCGATTATATTTAA
- a CDS encoding ABC transporter ATP-binding protein codes for MKNEKKLKREFLLNLLKPYRKYIALLLVLLLLASAFDGISIGMLVPLLAGIQQVQNYEQLPRILQHIIDIFSGFTIEKQILLSLAFVVASILLKNIFLAVSHYLGYWLTARLIAKLRLQVVNTLMVVGIGFYNTVKTGDLVDKVIHNTFMVEEIIKRTTEILDYLISFLILLVLLVVFSWKLTIVTILLAAVIAYAVSLYIKKLSLRGRKLLLSGRSLTSTLQESLLGIQVIKSFTKEREQFLKIGGEIENHAANHLKVNFSNFMVHVITEALGVVAIGTLFLIAIEISQMDYRLVLTQLLPFIYILARILPLIKQINQARGVIVSRWPAFEAVYDLTRLDNKPVIPDGDTEYTGLKEGIEFRSVSFSYNNDEKLALRDAGFFIPKGKTTAIVGKSGSGKSTVINLLLRFYDPQGGKILIDGEPLVDYRTESYRRNIGIVSQDTFIFNDSVRNNIAFGLIGEASESIIVEAARRAGADEFIAKLPDGYDTVLGDRGVRLSGGQRQRISIARAILKNPEILILDEATSSLDSRTEQLIHRAITELSRNRTVIIIAHRLSTIKNADQIIVLGDGKVSEIGEEKNLLEQRGEFFKLATTETDR; via the coding sequence TTGAAGAACGAAAAAAAACTGAAAAGAGAGTTTTTACTCAACCTTCTGAAGCCCTATCGTAAATATATCGCATTACTACTCGTGCTGCTTTTGCTTGCGTCTGCGTTTGACGGAATATCCATAGGTATGCTCGTACCCCTTCTGGCGGGAATACAGCAGGTGCAGAACTACGAGCAGCTTCCCCGGATACTGCAACACATAATAGATATATTCTCGGGTTTTACGATTGAAAAACAAATTTTACTCTCCCTCGCTTTTGTAGTTGCCTCAATATTGCTGAAAAACATCTTCCTGGCCGTCTCTCATTATCTGGGCTACTGGTTAACGGCGAGACTGATCGCAAAATTGAGGTTACAGGTGGTAAATACACTGATGGTCGTTGGAATCGGTTTTTACAACACCGTCAAGACAGGCGACCTAGTCGACAAGGTAATACACAATACATTTATGGTCGAGGAAATAATAAAACGAACGACCGAAATACTGGATTATTTAATCTCCTTTTTAATACTCCTCGTACTGCTGGTCGTTTTCTCATGGAAATTGACGATAGTTACCATTTTGCTGGCCGCCGTCATAGCTTACGCCGTTTCTCTATACATAAAAAAGTTATCCTTAAGAGGCCGGAAACTCTTACTAAGCGGGAGAAGTTTGACAAGCACCCTGCAGGAGAGCCTTCTCGGAATACAGGTCATAAAATCATTTACAAAGGAGCGGGAGCAATTCCTCAAGATCGGGGGGGAAATTGAAAATCATGCGGCCAATCATCTTAAAGTGAATTTTTCGAATTTCATGGTCCATGTAATTACGGAGGCCTTAGGGGTCGTAGCCATAGGAACACTATTTTTAATCGCAATCGAGATCTCTCAGATGGATTACAGACTGGTTTTAACGCAGCTGCTTCCGTTCATCTACATACTCGCCCGTATTCTGCCTTTGATAAAACAGATCAATCAGGCGAGGGGAGTGATAGTCAGCAGATGGCCCGCATTTGAGGCGGTCTACGATCTGACACGGTTAGATAATAAGCCGGTTATTCCCGACGGGGATACGGAATATACAGGTCTGAAAGAAGGTATAGAATTCAGGTCGGTCAGTTTTTCCTATAATAACGATGAGAAATTAGCCCTGAGGGACGCGGGCTTTTTTATACCGAAAGGAAAAACGACGGCGATCGTCGGAAAATCAGGCTCGGGCAAATCCACCGTTATTAACCTCCTGTTAAGATTCTACGATCCTCAGGGGGGTAAAATCCTGATTGACGGGGAGCCGCTTGTAGATTACAGGACCGAATCATACAGGCGGAACATAGGTATCGTAAGTCAGGATACCTTTATTTTCAACGACAGCGTAAGAAATAATATCGCTTTCGGACTTATTGGCGAGGCAAGTGAAAGTATTATCGTGGAAGCCGCCAGAAGAGCGGGGGCCGATGAATTTATCGCCAAGCTGCCCGATGGCTATGATACGGTATTGGGGGACAGGGGCGTAAGGCTTTCGGGGGGACAGAGGCAGAGGATATCCATTGCCAGGGCGATATTGAAAAACCCCGAGATACTGATACTCGATGAGGCGACGAGCTCCCTTGATTCGAGAACGGAGCAGCTTATTCACAGGGCTATTACGGAACTCAGCCGAAACAGGACCGTAATAATTATTGCGCACAGACTTTCCACGATAAAGAACGCCGATCAAATAATCGTGCTCGGAGACGGCAAGGTGTCCGAGATCGGAGAGGAAAAAAATCTTCTGGAACAAAGAGGGGAGTTTTTTAAATTAGCGACAACCGAGACAGATCGGTAG
- a CDS encoding glycosyltransferase — MPDPPDLAIPCKIEFPVPTQFIMNNEQPFISVIIPVHNGSKYIAGCIDALGDSSYQSFEIIVADDASTDGTAEICKRAGARVIELPRRSGPASARNRGAEEAVGEILLFIDSDVVVKKDTVERVARNFRDNPGISALFGSYDDEPSAPDFLSQYRNLLHHYVHQRSERYAKTFWAGCGAVRREVFLTLGGFDNERFEEPSIEDIEFGYRLSEKGYKIVLDKELQVKHLKHWGWYSLIRTDIMNRALPWSKLIVESKTIPGELNLRISDRISTLLVGLLIISALIVLAGLFGLYDSPGLEIISLIFILISFSVIIFLNRDLYGFFLRKRGVQFTLLAVPMHLFYYFYCGLSFGFCWVREKLSF, encoded by the coding sequence ATGCCGGATCCGCCCGACCTCGCGATTCCGTGTAAGATTGAATTCCCGGTGCCGACGCAGTTCATCATGAATAACGAGCAACCCTTCATATCGGTAATAATACCGGTTCACAACGGAAGTAAATATATTGCCGGGTGTATCGATGCGCTCGGGGATTCTTCCTATCAGTCGTTTGAAATTATTGTTGCGGACGACGCTTCAACTGACGGCACGGCAGAAATCTGCAAACGGGCCGGGGCGAGGGTTATCGAGCTTCCCCGCCGGTCGGGTCCCGCATCAGCACGCAACCGGGGCGCCGAGGAGGCGGTTGGGGAGATATTGCTCTTCATAGACTCGGATGTCGTCGTCAAAAAAGACACAGTAGAACGGGTGGCTCGAAATTTCAGGGATAATCCCGGTATATCCGCTCTCTTCGGCTCATATGACGATGAGCCTTCGGCTCCCGATTTCCTGTCTCAGTACCGAAATCTCCTCCATCACTACGTACATCAGCGTTCGGAAAGATACGCAAAAACCTTCTGGGCGGGGTGCGGCGCCGTAAGGCGTGAGGTTTTTTTGACGCTGGGCGGCTTTGACAATGAGCGTTTTGAAGAACCCTCGATAGAGGATATAGAATTCGGATACAGATTGTCCGAGAAGGGTTACAAAATTGTTTTGGACAAAGAACTGCAGGTAAAACATTTAAAGCACTGGGGCTGGTACTCACTGATAAGGACCGACATAATGAACCGCGCTCTGCCGTGGTCAAAACTCATTGTGGAGAGTAAAACGATCCCCGGAGAGCTGAATCTCCGTATCTCGGACAGAATCAGCACGCTGCTCGTGGGTTTGCTGATTATTTCCGCCCTGATTGTTCTCGCGGGCCTTTTTGGTCTTTACGACTCACCCGGTCTGGAAATCATTTCACTTATTTTTATTTTAATCTCCTTCTCCGTTATTATCTTTCTCAATCGGGACCTATACGGGTTTTTCCTTAGAAAAAGAGGGGTGCAATTTACGCTCCTCGCAGTGCCCATGCACCTTTTCTATTATTTTTACTGCGGTTTGTCGTTCGGGTTCTGCTGGGTAAGAGAAAAACTTTCCTTTTAA
- a CDS encoding sodium:solute symporter family protein, whose translation METTLGSALSSLSPLDWSIVALYLLLSLAIGVYFTRRASGSMSSYFVSGRNLPWWILGTSMVATTFAADTPLAITGWVRTEGIWKNWFWWNYLFSHVFIVLVFARLWRRAEVITDNELIEIRYSGKPAAFLRGFKALYFSTLFNFVVMGWVISAMAKVFKVFFGVETLAAVIICISIAFFYTMLSGLWGVALTDFLQYFIALFGTIILAWVVIGSPEVGGLSGFIEKLGNIDEKHISFFMIPDGGESVADGFWSSSFFAFLVYITVIWWSSHNADGGGYFIQRICSAKNERHAVLGTAWFALNHYIIRLWPWVLVALASLIIYPRADAAMGDNEAMYIVVIRDFLGPGLKGLLFVSFLAAFMSTLSTQLNWGASYLMNDIYRRFINKGASEKHYILASRVCTLLLTVLAGYFALYINNIGKAWIFLWAMSAGVGLVLVLRWFWWRINAWSEISALASSLITILILVIYTKSNGVPLELKHQIIVIPVSIITWLLVTFLTAPEPHSTLSGFYKRVRPWGWWKPVSETNRDITPPRFAPVIINWLLGVGFILFGMVGVGKLLLGSIFPGVILISLSLLSGFIVYSRLRKELVI comes from the coding sequence GTGGAAACTACACTTGGCTCTGCACTATCTTCATTAAGTCCGCTCGACTGGAGCATAGTCGCGCTCTATCTGCTTTTGTCCCTTGCAATAGGCGTCTATTTCACCCGGAGGGCAAGCGGCAGCATGTCCTCTTATTTCGTATCGGGCAGGAATCTCCCCTGGTGGATTCTCGGCACGTCAATGGTGGCAACGACATTCGCCGCCGATACGCCCCTGGCGATTACCGGATGGGTAAGGACCGAGGGCATATGGAAGAACTGGTTCTGGTGGAACTATCTTTTCAGCCACGTCTTCATCGTACTCGTGTTTGCGAGGCTCTGGCGAAGAGCTGAAGTAATTACGGACAACGAGCTCATCGAGATTCGTTACAGCGGAAAGCCTGCCGCATTTTTAAGGGGATTCAAGGCGCTTTATTTTTCGACCCTTTTTAACTTCGTTGTAATGGGCTGGGTCATAAGCGCGATGGCAAAGGTTTTTAAGGTATTTTTCGGCGTCGAGACCCTAGCCGCGGTTATTATCTGTATATCTATTGCGTTTTTCTACACCATGCTGTCGGGTCTCTGGGGCGTGGCGCTGACCGATTTCCTGCAGTATTTTATTGCGCTTTTCGGCACAATAATACTCGCCTGGGTTGTAATAGGCTCGCCGGAAGTAGGCGGGTTGTCGGGCTTTATAGAAAAACTCGGCAATATCGACGAAAAACATATCTCCTTTTTTATGATCCCTGACGGCGGCGAGAGTGTGGCGGACGGTTTCTGGTCCTCGAGCTTTTTCGCCTTCCTGGTTTATATAACAGTCATTTGGTGGTCGTCCCACAATGCGGACGGCGGCGGCTATTTCATACAAAGAATCTGCTCTGCGAAGAACGAGCGTCACGCGGTCCTGGGCACCGCATGGTTTGCTCTGAACCATTATATAATCCGTCTCTGGCCCTGGGTGCTGGTGGCGCTTGCATCTCTGATAATTTATCCCAGGGCGGACGCCGCTATGGGAGACAATGAGGCCATGTATATAGTGGTCATAAGGGACTTTCTGGGGCCGGGGCTTAAAGGCCTTTTATTCGTAAGCTTTCTGGCCGCCTTTATGTCCACGCTTTCAACCCAGCTTAACTGGGGCGCCTCGTACCTAATGAACGACATTTACAGACGGTTTATAAACAAGGGGGCAAGCGAGAAACACTACATACTGGCGTCGCGAGTATGCACCCTGCTGTTAACGGTGCTCGCCGGGTACTTCGCCCTGTATATAAATAATATCGGAAAGGCCTGGATATTTCTCTGGGCTATGAGCGCGGGCGTAGGGCTCGTGCTCGTATTGAGGTGGTTCTGGTGGAGGATAAACGCCTGGTCCGAGATTTCGGCCCTCGCCTCGTCACTCATTACAATTCTCATTCTGGTCATATATACGAAATCAAACGGAGTGCCGCTTGAGTTGAAGCATCAGATTATAGTAATACCGGTATCCATTATTACCTGGCTGCTCGTTACATTTTTAACCGCGCCCGAGCCTCATAGTACGCTTAGCGGCTTTTACAAGAGGGTGCGCCCGTGGGGATGGTGGAAGCCTGTAAGCGAAACAAACAGGGATATAACCCCACCCCGATTCGCCCCGGTGATTATTAACTGGCTGCTTGGAGTCGGCTTTATATTGTTCGGTATGGTAGGGGTGGGGAAGCTGCTCCTGGGTTCAATTTTCCCGGGAGTGATACTGATATCGCTATCCCTGTTGTCTGGGTTCATCGTTTACTCAAGACTGAGAAAAGAGTTAGTCATTTAA
- a CDS encoding glycoside hydrolase family 3 protein: protein MDRIDISRLSVLQKIGQVIMPRLDFREPDSLNLAKRLVREFQVGGFIVFGGDRRSVKEATGELQSISETPLLFGCDAERGVGQILSDMTIFPFTMSLAAAGDEELVYREAAYIASEMKECGLNLIFAPVLDINSNAKNPIINIRSFGDDPELVSRLGTAFIRGCQDSGIAACGKHFPGHGRADMDSHAEMPLLDLTTENLTNFDLIPFRAAIESKVASIMTAHIALPKIERGAIPATISDVIIQGILRKQMGYGGVVITDSLHMSGINKLGDEIDLSHLALKAGCDIILDPRDPYALLSRINDMAYTGELSEGLLNDSAGRIISLKNSWLISSQGENAPAAGKANTLIGQIAERSVCLVKGGKLGSEKAVVCLFDVTRSCSDISRAFTVRLAESGIDFSTVPVTLTSPMESVRENSEFGGAIICLIYTTVGAWKKQFQLPEFFSFVLSEIASFNAETVLISFGSPYVIQGMGGFDTVMCAFDSLNPCQSAAADVLLGNSEAGGKLPVRIGLY, encoded by the coding sequence ATGGACAGAATAGATATTTCCCGACTCAGCGTGCTGCAAAAGATAGGACAGGTTATTATGCCCAGGCTCGATTTCAGGGAGCCTGATTCGTTAAACCTTGCTAAGAGGCTGGTGCGCGAATTTCAGGTAGGGGGCTTTATTGTATTCGGCGGGGATAGGCGGTCTGTTAAAGAGGCTACCGGGGAACTTCAATCGATTTCCGAAACCCCGCTTCTCTTCGGCTGCGACGCGGAAAGGGGGGTGGGGCAGATCTTGTCCGATATGACCATTTTTCCCTTTACAATGTCCCTTGCGGCCGCAGGGGACGAAGAGCTCGTTTACAGGGAGGCTGCGTACATAGCCTCAGAAATGAAGGAGTGTGGGCTCAATCTTATATTCGCTCCGGTGCTGGACATTAACTCGAACGCTAAAAACCCGATTATCAATATTCGCTCTTTCGGAGATGATCCCGAACTGGTTTCCCGTCTGGGGACGGCTTTTATAAGAGGTTGTCAGGACTCGGGTATTGCGGCCTGCGGTAAACACTTCCCGGGCCACGGGAGGGCCGACATGGATTCGCACGCCGAAATGCCCTTATTGGACCTCACTACGGAGAACTTGACCAATTTCGACTTAATTCCTTTCAGAGCCGCTATCGAATCAAAAGTCGCTTCGATTATGACCGCTCATATCGCGTTGCCCAAAATCGAAAGAGGCGCCATTCCCGCAACCATATCCGATGTGATTATACAGGGAATTCTAAGAAAACAGATGGGTTATGGGGGAGTCGTTATTACCGATTCACTGCATATGTCGGGAATAAATAAGCTCGGGGATGAAATCGACCTTTCACACCTCGCGCTTAAAGCGGGCTGCGACATTATCCTCGACCCCAGGGACCCTTATGCGCTCTTAAGCCGGATTAACGATATGGCATATACGGGAGAGCTGAGCGAGGGGTTGTTGAATGATTCTGCAGGCAGGATTATCTCGCTCAAGAACTCCTGGCTGATCTCTTCACAGGGTGAAAATGCCCCGGCTGCCGGGAAGGCGAATACACTTATCGGGCAGATTGCTGAGCGCTCCGTCTGTCTTGTAAAGGGCGGAAAGCTCGGCTCCGAAAAGGCGGTTGTTTGTCTTTTTGACGTTACCCGATCGTGCAGTGACATTTCACGGGCCTTCACAGTAAGGCTCGCGGAATCGGGAATAGATTTCAGTACCGTGCCGGTTACTCTCACATCCCCTATGGAATCTGTCCGGGAGAATTCAGAATTCGGAGGGGCTATTATTTGTCTCATTTATACGACTGTTGGCGCCTGGAAAAAGCAATTTCAACTACCGGAATTTTTTAGCTTCGTATTGAGTGAGATCGCCTCTTTTAACGCCGAGACAGTCCTTATATCGTTCGGCTCACCATACGTGATACAGGGTATGGGCGGTTTCGACACCGTTATGTGCGCTTTTGATTCGCTGAATCCGTGTCAATCCGCGGCGGCTGATGTTCTTTTGGGGAACAGCGAAGCCGGGGGAAAGCTCCCTGTGCGTATCGGCCTTTACTGA
- a CDS encoding anhydro-N-acetylmuramic acid kinase, with amino-acid sequence MVQILNSLQAKEEKHVVGLMSGTSVDGVDAALVKIYGSGLDTRLELIKFICIPYQDPVTRKLDNLSPRCSPGELSGLNFIIGEAFAQAALTVIGEAGMSADRVDLIGSHGQTIYHNPPSYGEGVPSTMQIGEIDVIAELTGITTVGDFRTRDMAAGGEGAPLVPYADYLLFMKRGGVRLAQNLGGIANVTVIPERVDDVIAFDTGPANSLMDNVINLGTGGRQRFDADGKSASAGSVNKELLGNLLSDPYFAKNPPKSTGQELFGRKKAEELYQMVERGSISLNDLMTTLLMLTVESISSAYERFISPKWNINEIIFSGGGCGNPVLMEKLRGKFSGVKCSTTDDYGIPYEAKEAVAFAILANELISGNASNLPSVTGASGPVPMGKIALGRSV; translated from the coding sequence ATGGTTCAAATTTTAAACTCACTACAAGCTAAGGAAGAAAAACACGTTGTGGGACTCATGTCCGGCACCTCAGTGGACGGGGTGGATGCCGCGCTCGTGAAAATATACGGAAGCGGGCTTGATACAAGATTGGAGTTAATAAAATTCATCTGTATCCCCTATCAAGACCCGGTTACCCGTAAACTCGATAATTTGAGCCCCCGCTGCTCGCCCGGCGAGCTGTCCGGGCTCAATTTCATTATAGGAGAGGCGTTTGCCCAAGCCGCCCTTACCGTCATAGGTGAAGCGGGGATGAGCGCAGACCGGGTTGACCTGATAGGCTCCCACGGCCAGACGATTTATCATAACCCGCCCTCTTACGGGGAAGGCGTTCCCTCGACAATGCAGATAGGGGAGATCGACGTAATAGCTGAGCTTACGGGTATAACCACTGTCGGGGATTTCAGGACGCGGGATATGGCGGCAGGCGGCGAAGGGGCGCCTTTAGTCCCGTACGCGGATTACCTGCTGTTCATGAAAAGGGGCGGGGTGCGGCTCGCGCAGAACCTGGGCGGCATCGCGAACGTAACCGTTATCCCCGAGCGCGTGGACGACGTTATCGCGTTTGACACGGGACCGGCTAATTCTCTCATGGACAACGTGATAAATCTGGGCACGGGCGGCAGACAGAGATTCGACGCGGACGGAAAATCCGCGTCAGCGGGGAGCGTAAATAAGGAGCTTCTCGGGAATTTGTTGTCCGACCCCTACTTTGCGAAAAATCCTCCAAAATCGACCGGGCAGGAGCTTTTCGGCAGGAAAAAAGCGGAGGAATTGTATCAAATGGTTGAAAGGGGAAGTATTTCTTTGAACGACCTCATGACGACCCTGCTCATGCTGACCGTGGAATCTATATCGTCAGCGTATGAAAGGTTCATTTCCCCCAAATGGAATATAAACGAGATTATATTTAGCGGCGGCGGGTGCGGAAATCCCGTCTTGATGGAGAAATTAAGAGGTAAATTCTCCGGGGTCAAATGCTCGACGACGGATGATTACGGTATTCCGTACGAGGCGAAGGAGGCCGTCGCTTTCGCGATACTGGCGAATGAGCTTATCTCCGGAAACGCTTCGAATCTTCCTTCGGTAACAGGGGCTTCCGGGCCCGTGCCGATGGGGAAAATAGCCCTTGGAAGGTCGGTTTAA